The nucleotide window TGCTGACCCGGCCCACAATAGGTGTGAATGGATTCGCTCGAGTTCTTGCATTATTACACGTATGTATTGGGCTCTTTCGGGTACTTCTATGTCTAATGCGTTTTCTACTGACCGGGTGTATGTGAATCCGTGTACTTGTGAGCATATTCCGCAGATTCTTTGGACGAGTGGTAGTGTTTGTATTGGGTTTCTACGGTTTGCTATGTTTTCCACTCCTGTGTGTGCGTATCCGGCTTTTATGTCGACGTCTCTTACAATTTCTCCATCTTCGGAGAAAAGTAGTCTGAGCGGTTCTTTTAGGGCTACGTTTATTGGTCCTACTGGTATTGTGTAGGATTCCTTGCCTTCTTCTAATTTAGTTTGATCAAGTCCTTCTCTATCTTCGTTCATTGTTGGCCTTCCTTTTCGTAGACATCTTGTACTTCTATTCTTTTTTCATCCCTTCTCCAGGGGTACTCTTCTTCGGGGTGGTCCCAGGGTAGGAAGAAATGTCTTTCATCGGGTATGTCTTTTATTTCAATTCCAAGCATTTCTTGGATTTCTCTTTCTGATGTTAATGATCCTGGGATTATGTCGGAGATTGTTGGTAGCCATAAGTCGTCTTTAGGTATTTCTACGCATAACACTAATGTTATTTCTCTAAATTTTTCTCCATAAAACATTGATAGGATGTATTTTGTGAGTATGTTGTCTCCTCTGTCAACACCCATCATCGTTACAAAGTGGGGTAGTTGGATTTGTTTTAAATGATTTATCAGGTTTTTTAGTTTGTTTCTCGGTGTACGTACCCATAGTTCTTGGCTTTCTTTTTTGCTGACTCCAGCTCTTTCTTTATTTATTAATCCTTTTATTTCGTCGCCGTATTCTGTGTAAAGATGGTCATATAGTTCTTCTGCATCCATTGTATCCATCATGCTGCCTCCTCTACTTCCTCTTTTGTTTCTTCCTGTTTTTGTCCGGCTCCACGCATTTTTTCAAGCGCTTCCCATGCCTTTACGACGCCGAATATAACTCCTTCTGGTCGTACGGCACATCCGGATATATGTACGTCGACGGGTATTACTTCGTCTACGGGTCCGGCTATGTTGTATGAGTCGTGGAATATATGTCCTGTGTTTCCGCAGTTTCCTATAACTAGGACGGCTTTTGGATCCATCATTTGTTCGTATATTCTCTCGAGTGGTTTTTTGGTTTGTTTTGTAACGGGTCCTGTTACTAATAGGACATCTGCGTGTCTTGGTGTTTCAACTAGTTTTATTCCGAATCTCTCAACGTCGTATCTTGGTGTTAATGCTGCTAGTATCTCTATGTCGCATCCGTTGCATGAACCTGCGTTGAAGTGGAACACCCAGAGGGATTTGTCGAAACTTTTTGATAGCTTCATTTTTTACACTCCTATGAATATTAGCAATAATGTGGCTAATGCGCCTACATACCAGAGTACGTAGTCGTTTATTATTCCGGTATGCATTTTTTCCATCACGTGGTAGAATTCTTTTAGTCCTTCGACGAATCCCCAGTATAGGTTTTCACCGCTTATGTGTGAGTCTTCTTTGGATATTTCGGGGTTTCCTGAAAGGTAGGGTTTTCCAGCCATTTCGGATGTGTAGTTTCCTGCTCCTGCTCTATATATCAGTAATGTAATTAGGCTGATTATTAGGCCAGCGATCAGGAATACCAGGGGGTCCCAATATCCGGCTCCAGTTGTTAATGTTTCTATCATTCTAGTATTCCTCCTATGTATCCAGTTTGATCAATTAATGCTTCCACTGCTGGTGCAACTATTGTGTCTACAACTAGGTCTGGGAATAATCCGAACAGTACTGTTAGTGCTGCTAGTACGAACATCGCTGTTTTCATGCTGGTTGGTACTTCTCCAACTCCTTTGTATCGAGATTTTTCTGGTCCTAGGAATGTGCTTTGGAAGACTTTAACGAATGAAGCGAGTGTTATTACGCTGACTAACATTGCTACTGCGGTTAGGAATGGGTTGAGTGCGTATACTGATTCGTATATTAGTATTTTTGATGCAAATCCGTTGAATGGTGGTAATCCGGCTATTGCTGCGGCACCTATTATGAATGCTATTGATGTGAAGGGCATTTCTCTTGCTAGGCTTCCAAGGTCGTTTAGGCTTCTTACGTTTGTTTTGTATATTATTGCTCCTGCGGTTAGGAAGAGCAGTCCTTTGTATATTGCGTGGTTTATTATGTGGAATATTCCTCCTTCCATCGCGTGATATCCATATACAGGCATTTCTCCGATTTCACCGCTCATTAAAGCAACTAACCCGACTCCTACACCTAACAACATATATCCTGTCTGTGATATTGCGTGGTAGGCCATTAACCGCTTGATTGTTTTCTGGATTATCGCTAGCATAACGCCTATGAACATCGTTAGTAATCCAAGTATGACTATTATCCAGCCGAGTGTTGCTCCATCTAGGTTGACTCCATAGAGTGAGAATGATATTCTGAATAATGCGTATAGTGAGAGCTGGCTTAAGGTAACTAAGACCATGCTTATGTGTGCGGGGGCTTCTCCATATGTGTCGGGTACCCACATGTGTAGTGGGACTGCACCGGCCTTCATAGCTAGTGATCCAACCATTAATGCGAGTGCGAGTTTATCGATTGTTCCCAAACCGGTCTCCATCATTCGGTCGGCTACGACTCCTATGCTTAGGGCGTTGTACTGTCCATATAGGAATCCAACGGCTATTAAGAACATTAGGGCGCCGACTGCACTTAACAACAGGAACTTGAATGCGGCTTCGTTGGGACGTCCTCTATAACTATAGAACGCTATTAAACCGATTGCCGTTATTGAGGAGAGTTCAATGAATACGAATAGGTTGAAAAGATCTCCTGTGAATGCGAAGGCGATTCCAGCTGCACCTAATAAGAGTAGTAATGTATAGAAACCTGTTGTACCCATTCCGGTTTCATCGAAGTATCTCCAAGAGAATATAGATGCAAGGAATGTTGTTAGCGTTATTCCAAGTGCTGCGAAAGCTCCCATACCATCGACTTCAAGTACAACCCGTATAGGTTGTTCCATTCCACCGGGAATAAGTTCGGTTGGTACTGCGGCACCGGTTGCATATGTCATTATTCCGACGTCTATCACTCTGGCAAAGACAACTAGTACTAGGGTTAATGCTATTGCTAGGCCTGCGATTGTCCAAACTTTTTTGGCTGTTTCTCCTAACCGCGCTATTAATGGTGTTGCAAAACCTGCGAGTAATGGCACCATTATTGCGAGTATTGGAGCGTAATCTATGTAATCCATCATCCTCTTAATCTCCTTATCTCTTTTGTATCAAGTGTTCCATATTCTTGGTATATCCTTATCACTAGTGCTAGCATTAATGTGGTCATTGCTAGTCCTATGACTATTGCTGTTATAACCAATGCTTGTGGTACGGCGAAAACCATGACCATGTCTTCAGGTATTAAAGTATAGATTGGGGTTATTCCGTCGGCTCTATATCCTGTGGATACTAAGAATAAATTTGCTGCTGACGCGATTATCACTACGCTTATAACGGTTTTTATGATGTTTTCTCTGAATATCAATCCATAGAACCCTATTAGTAGTAGTATTGCGACTGCTATGTATGGTAAATTAATCACTTCTATCCTCTCCTTCTTGGCTTAACACTATTATTGCGTAGCTTACTGCAGCAAGTACGAGTATTCCAACGAGTATGTTTAGTGGTCCTAATACGCCTCCTGAATCTATGTATCCGGGGTTTATGCCTATTGGTGTGGGTCCGAATATATCTGTTTCGAGTAGGAACTCGCTGAGTTGTTTTCCACCTATGTTTTTTATTATGAAGTATAGTACTGCGGCTGCTGACATCAATGAGAACATTGCTTTGCTGCTGAACCATTTTTTTGCTTCGCTGGCTCCATAAGCTATGAATACTAGTGCTATTCCTGTAGCTATTATCACTCCGCCTTGGAATCCTCCTCCAGGTAGGATGTGTCCGTGGATTATTATGTACATCCCGAATACCAAGATTGGTATGTACATCAATGATGTGATTGATTTAACTATTGTGGACATCTCTTTCATCACACCATCCTCCTTAATACTACCATTACTGAGGCTATTGCTGCGAACAATACGGTTGCTTCTCCGAGTGTGTCGAATGACCTGTAGTCGTAGAGAACTGCTGTAACTACGTTGTTGGCTCCGGTGTCTTCTTGAGCGTTTTCAATTATGTGTTCATCCATGTCTATGTATTCAGGTTCACCGAAGTCTCGTGCCTCTGCTGCGCCGAACAACATGAATGAGAAGAACAATATCAGTATTACTGCACCGACTTTTTTCCTCATACGTCCCACCTCTCGGTTTTCTTTATTGCCAGTATGAATATGGCTGTAGTTAGTCCTGCTCCTATGGCTGCTTCAGCCATCGCTACGTCTGGGGCTTGAAGCATGTAGAACTCCAGTGCCAGTAGGAGGCTCATCGCGGCTAAAGCGATTACTGATGCCAGTATGTCTTCTAGTGTGAGGGATAGGTATGCTGTTATTATTATTAACGATAAAACGATTAAGTGCATCAGTATTTCAAGCTCCATCCTGTTTTTCCTCCATTTTTTCATCTTCGGTAGTTTTTGATTCCTGTTTGGATCCTGTTATACTGATATCCATTGCGTCTACAACTCCTTTAGGTAGGTATCCACTTCTATGGGAGGCTCTTGCTATTGCGTGAGAGCTTGTTGGGTTTGCTATGAGTATTGCTATTAATGCTATTAATGAGTGGATTGCTAGTTGTATTTGACCTCCTGCAGCCGCTCCTGCAAGGTAGTTTTGGATTGCGTAGACAACTACTGCGAGTACGATGAATATTGAGCCATATGTATTGGTTTTTGTTGCGGCATGTAGTCTTGAGTATACGTCTGGGAATCGGTGTAGGCCTAGTGCTGCGATTAGGTTGAAGAATAGTCCTATTGTGAGTAAGATGATTACCAGTATGTCTAGTGGATTCATGTTTCATCCTCCAGGTATTTTGATATGTATAGTGTTGTGACAAATGCTAGTATTGCGTAGACGATTGCAACGTCTATCAGGATCACCGATTCGTATGCAGCGCCCAGCAATATCATTGTGGCTATAACCATCATGTTGGCTGTGTCTAGTCCTACAACCCTGTCCGGTGTTTTTGGACCTAGAACAACCCTTATGAGGGCTATTGAGATGAATACAGCCATTAATATTGCTGCTATCATAAATATGTTCATTCAGCTATCCTCCTGACCCATCTGATCATGCTTCCTGTTAGTTTTTCTGCTTCTGGCTTGTCTTCTGTAACGTTCATCCAGTGTACATAGAACTCATCGTCTTTGTGGTCTACTGTGAGTGTTCCTGGTGTTAGTGTTATGGAGTTTGCGAGCATTGTTATTGATAGGTCGTTTTTAAGCCCTGTCTTGATTTTGAC belongs to Methanonatronarchaeum sp. AMET-Sl and includes:
- a CDS encoding NADH-quinone oxidoreductase subunit C codes for the protein MDTMDAEELYDHLYTEYGDEIKGLINKERAGVSKKESQELWVRTPRNKLKNLINHLKQIQLPHFVTMMGVDRGDNILTKYILSMFYGEKFREITLVLCVEIPKDDLWLPTISDIIPGSLTSEREIQEMLGIEIKDIPDERHFFLPWDHPEEEYPWRRDEKRIEVQDVYEKEGQQ
- a CDS encoding NADH-quinone oxidoreductase subunit B family protein, with product MKLSKSFDKSLWVFHFNAGSCNGCDIEILAALTPRYDVERFGIKLVETPRHADVLLVTGPVTKQTKKPLERIYEQMMDPKAVLVIGNCGNTGHIFHDSYNIAGPVDEVIPVDVHISGCAVRPEGVIFGVVKAWEALEKMRGAGQKQEETKEEVEEAA
- a CDS encoding proton-conducting transporter membrane subunit: MMDYIDYAPILAIMVPLLAGFATPLIARLGETAKKVWTIAGLAIALTLVLVVFARVIDVGIMTYATGAAVPTELIPGGMEQPIRVVLEVDGMGAFAALGITLTTFLASIFSWRYFDETGMGTTGFYTLLLLLGAAGIAFAFTGDLFNLFVFIELSSITAIGLIAFYSYRGRPNEAAFKFLLLSAVGALMFLIAVGFLYGQYNALSIGVVADRMMETGLGTIDKLALALMVGSLAMKAGAVPLHMWVPDTYGEAPAHISMVLVTLSQLSLYALFRISFSLYGVNLDGATLGWIIVILGLLTMFIGVMLAIIQKTIKRLMAYHAISQTGYMLLGVGVGLVALMSGEIGEMPVYGYHAMEGGIFHIINHAIYKGLLFLTAGAIIYKTNVRSLNDLGSLAREMPFTSIAFIIGAAAIAGLPPFNGFASKILIYESVYALNPFLTAVAMLVSVITLASFVKVFQSTFLGPEKSRYKGVGEVPTSMKTAMFVLAALTVLFGLFPDLVVDTIVAPAVEALIDQTGYIGGILE
- a CDS encoding cation:proton antiporter subunit C, producing MINLPYIAVAILLLIGFYGLIFRENIIKTVISVVIIASAANLFLVSTGYRADGITPIYTLIPEDMVMVFAVPQALVITAIVIGLAMTTLMLALVIRIYQEYGTLDTKEIRRLRG
- a CDS encoding MnhB domain-containing protein, whose product is MKEMSTIVKSITSLMYIPILVFGMYIIIHGHILPGGGFQGGVIIATGIALVFIAYGASEAKKWFSSKAMFSLMSAAAVLYFIIKNIGGKQLSEFLLETDIFGPTPIGINPGYIDSGGVLGPLNILVGILVLAAVSYAIIVLSQEGEDRSD
- the mbhE gene encoding hydrogen gas-evolving membrane-bound hydrogenase subunit E, translating into MRKKVGAVILILFFSFMLFGAAEARDFGEPEYIDMDEHIIENAQEDTGANNVVTAVLYDYRSFDTLGEATVLFAAIASVMVVLRRMV
- a CDS encoding DUF4040 domain-containing protein, with the translated sequence MELEILMHLIVLSLIIITAYLSLTLEDILASVIALAAMSLLLALEFYMLQAPDVAMAEAAIGAGLTTAIFILAIKKTERWDV
- the mnhG gene encoding monovalent cation/H(+) antiporter subunit G, producing the protein MNPLDILVIILLTIGLFFNLIAALGLHRFPDVYSRLHAATKTNTYGSIFIVLAVVVYAIQNYLAGAAAGGQIQLAIHSLIALIAILIANPTSSHAIARASHRSGYLPKGVVDAMDISITGSKQESKTTEDEKMEEKQDGA
- a CDS encoding monovalent cation/H+ antiporter complex subunit F, with amino-acid sequence MNIFMIAAILMAVFISIALIRVVLGPKTPDRVVGLDTANMMVIATMILLGAAYESVILIDVAIVYAILAFVTTLYISKYLEDET